From Macaca mulatta isolate MMU2019108-1 chromosome 1, T2T-MMU8v2.0, whole genome shotgun sequence, the proteins below share one genomic window:
- the LOC694533 gene encoding uncharacterized protein LOC694533 isoform X3 yields the protein MPPSSARETRLLLPSRGCSGSSGVGVFIPAAMLPECSVRFHNQQTVNKSLGLVSFEEVAVHFTWEEWQDLDDAQRTLYRDVMLETYSSLVSLGHCITKPEVIFKLEQGAEPWLGEEWANQCLSGVQTVDIIERSQEIHHRRIWQVAVTNSKTSTKETVELGKILNLSLNHIPDVMVNNAHYSGMRPEELNVSQNIHISIEPHEMQAGGKPDARSITGKSLTCHEYFSHHNKIHMEQPLFEYSRQGKAFSTEAEKGHGGKTPCTYSERGKSCDKSALTCRKINVECCVCGKVFCKKSKLTKHQKIHTGEKPYKCVLCEKSFIKKSYLANHQRTHTREKPFACTKCEKSFCQKSNLIVHQRIHTGEKPYECHECGETFCQMSAIIYHHRIHTGEKPYECMECGKTFYQRSALNVHQRIHTGEKPYRCNECGETFYQKSVLTVHQRIHTGEKPYECKECKKAFYHKSALTVHQRTHTGEKPYECKECRKTFAQKSKLTVHQRTHTGEKPYECNECGKTFCLNSVLIIHQRTHTGEKPYECNKCGKTFSQKSNLRMHQGTHTGEKPYECSECGKTFYQKAVLTKHQRTHTGEKPYECNECGRTFSQKSNLRMHQSTHTGEKPYECNECGKSFYQKSVLTTHQRTHTGEKPFKCNECGKTFRQRANYSRHQKTHTGQKPYKCNGCRETFFQKSALTVHERIHMGKKSHECKECGKMFYQKSSLMIHERIHTGEKPYECKECGKSFCQKSTLNRHQRIHTHEKPYECKECRKAFYQKSALTVHYRTHSGEEAC from the exons CTATGCTTCCAGAGTGCTCTGTGCGTTTCCACAATCAACAAACAGTGAATAAATCTCTG GGGTTGGTGTCCTTTGAGGAGGTGGCCGTGCACTTCACCTGGGAGGAGTGGCAGGACCTGGATGATGCACAGAGGACACTATACAGGGACGTGATGCTGGAGACCTACAGCAGCCTGGTGTCACTGG GCCATTGCATTACCAAACCTGAGGTGATCTTCAAGTTGGAGCAAGGAGCAGAGCCATGGTTAGGAGAAGAATGGGCAAACCAGTGCCTCTCAG GTGTCCAGACAGTTGATATAATTGAAAGAAGCCAGGAAATTCATCATAGACGTATATGGCAAGTTGCAGTCACCAACAGCAAAACATCAACCAAGGAAACAGTTGAATTAGGAAAAATACTTAATTTGAGCTTAAACCATATTCCAGATGTGATGGTAAATAATGCACACTATTCAGGAATGAGGCCTGAGGAGTTAAATGTAAGTCAGAACATACATATCTCGATTGAGCCTCATGAAATGCAGGCAGGAGGAAAACCTGATGCTCGAAGTATAACTGGGAAATCTCTCACGTGTCATGAGTATTTTAGTCACCATAACAAGATTCATATGGAGCAGCCGCTTTTTGAGTATAGTAGACAAGGAAAAGCCTTCAGCACTGAGGCAGAGAAGGGTCACGGTGGAAAGACTCCATGTACCTATAGTGAGCGTGGGAAATCCTGTGATAAGTCAGCACTCACTTGCCGGAAGATAAATGTCGAATGTTGTGTATGTGGGAAAGTGTTCTGTAAAAAGTCTAAGCTTACCAAACATCAGAAAAtacacacaggagagaaaccctataaatgtgtACTATGTGAGAAATCCTTCATTAAGAAATCATACCTTGCAAATCATCAGAGAACACATACACGGGAGAAACCCTTTGCATGTACCAAATGTGAGAAATCGTTCTGTCAGAAGTCAAACCTAATTGTTCATCAGAGAATCCACACAGGGGAAAAGCCCTATGAATGTCATGAATGTGGGGAAACCTTCTGCCAAATGTCAGCCATTATTTATCATCACAGAAtacacacaggagagaaaccttatgaatgtatGGAATGTGGGAAAACCTTCTACCAGAGGTCAGCCCTCAATgtacatcagagaattcacacaggagagaaaccatATAGGTGTAATGAATGTGGGGAAACCTTTTATCAGAAGTCAGTCCTCACTgtacatcagagaattcacacagGTGAGAAGCCATATGAATGTAAAGAATGTAAGAAAGCTTTCTACCATAAGTCAGCCCTCACAgtacatcagagaactcacacaggtgAGAAGCCATATGAATGTAAAGAATGCAGGAAAACTTTTGCTCAGAAGTCAAAACTTACTgtacatcagagaactcacacaggagaaaaaccctatgaatgtaatgaatgtggaaaaaCATTTTGCCTGAATTCAGTTCTCATTatacatcagagaactcacacaggtgAGAAACCATATGAATGTAATAAATGTGGAAAAACCTTTAGCCAGAAGTCAAACCTCAGGATGCATCAGGGTACTCACACAGGTGAAAAACCCTATGAGTGTAGTGAATGTGGGAAAACCTTCTACCAGAAGGCAGTTCTCACTAAACATCAGAGGACTCACACAGGGGAAAAACCCTATgagtgtaatgaatgtgggagAACTTTTAGCCAGAAGTCAAACCTGAGGATGCATCAGAGTACTCACACAGGGGAGAAACCCTAcgaatgtaatgaatgtggaaaaTCCTTCTACCAGAAGTCAGTGCTCACCacacatcagagaactcacacaggagaaaaacccttCAAGTGTAACGAATGTGGAAAAACCTTTCGTCAGAGGGCGAACTACAGCAGGCATCAGAAAACTCACACAGGACAGAAGCCTTATAAATGTAATGGATGTAGGGAAACCTTCTTCCAGAAGTCAGCCCTCACTGTACATGAAAGAATTCACATGGGGAAGAAATCccatgaatgtaaggaatgtgggaaaatgTTCTACCAGAAGTCATCCCTCATGATACATGAAAGAATTCACACAGGGGAGAAGCCGTATGAATGCAAAGAATGTGGGAAAAGCTTTTGCCAGAAGTCAACTCTCAATagacatcagagaattcacacacATGAGAAACCATATGAATGCAAAGAATGTAGGAAAGCTTTCTACCAGAAGTCAGCCCTCACTGTACATTACAGAACTCACTCAGGTGAAGAGGCCTGTTAA
- the LOC694533 gene encoding uncharacterized protein LOC694533 isoform X4, whose amino-acid sequence MLETYSSLVSLGHCITKPEVIFKLEQGAEPWLGEEWANQCLSGVQTVDIIERSQEIHHRRIWQVAVTNSKTSTKETVELGKILNLSLNHIPDVMVNNAHYSGMRPEELNVSQNIHISIEPHEMQAGGKPDARSITGKSLTCHEYFSHHNKIHMEQPLFEYSRQGKAFSTEAEKGHGGKTPCTYSERGKSCDKSALTCRKINVECCVCGKVFCKKSKLTKHQKIHTGEKPYKCVLCEKSFIKKSYLANHQRTHTREKPFACTKCEKSFCQKSNLIVHQRIHTGEKPYECHECGETFCQMSAIIYHHRIHTGEKPYECMECGKTFYQRSALNVHQRIHTGEKPYRCNECGETFYQKSVLTVHQRIHTGEKPYECKECKKAFYHKSALTVHQRTHTGEKPYECKECRKTFAQKSKLTVHQRTHTGEKPYECNECGKTFCLNSVLIIHQRTHTGEKPYECNKCGKTFSQKSNLRMHQGTHTGEKPYECSECGKTFYQKAVLTKHQRTHTGEKPYECNECGRTFSQKSNLRMHQSTHTGEKPYECNECGKSFYQKSVLTTHQRTHTGEKPFKCNECGKTFRQRANYSRHQKTHTGQKPYKCNGCRETFFQKSALTVHERIHMGKKSHECKECGKMFYQKSSLMIHERIHTGEKPYECKECGKSFCQKSTLNRHQRIHTHEKPYECKECRKAFYQKSALTVHYRTHSGEEAC is encoded by the exons ATGCTGGAGACCTACAGCAGCCTGGTGTCACTGG GCCATTGCATTACCAAACCTGAGGTGATCTTCAAGTTGGAGCAAGGAGCAGAGCCATGGTTAGGAGAAGAATGGGCAAACCAGTGCCTCTCAG GTGTCCAGACAGTTGATATAATTGAAAGAAGCCAGGAAATTCATCATAGACGTATATGGCAAGTTGCAGTCACCAACAGCAAAACATCAACCAAGGAAACAGTTGAATTAGGAAAAATACTTAATTTGAGCTTAAACCATATTCCAGATGTGATGGTAAATAATGCACACTATTCAGGAATGAGGCCTGAGGAGTTAAATGTAAGTCAGAACATACATATCTCGATTGAGCCTCATGAAATGCAGGCAGGAGGAAAACCTGATGCTCGAAGTATAACTGGGAAATCTCTCACGTGTCATGAGTATTTTAGTCACCATAACAAGATTCATATGGAGCAGCCGCTTTTTGAGTATAGTAGACAAGGAAAAGCCTTCAGCACTGAGGCAGAGAAGGGTCACGGTGGAAAGACTCCATGTACCTATAGTGAGCGTGGGAAATCCTGTGATAAGTCAGCACTCACTTGCCGGAAGATAAATGTCGAATGTTGTGTATGTGGGAAAGTGTTCTGTAAAAAGTCTAAGCTTACCAAACATCAGAAAAtacacacaggagagaaaccctataaatgtgtACTATGTGAGAAATCCTTCATTAAGAAATCATACCTTGCAAATCATCAGAGAACACATACACGGGAGAAACCCTTTGCATGTACCAAATGTGAGAAATCGTTCTGTCAGAAGTCAAACCTAATTGTTCATCAGAGAATCCACACAGGGGAAAAGCCCTATGAATGTCATGAATGTGGGGAAACCTTCTGCCAAATGTCAGCCATTATTTATCATCACAGAAtacacacaggagagaaaccttatgaatgtatGGAATGTGGGAAAACCTTCTACCAGAGGTCAGCCCTCAATgtacatcagagaattcacacaggagagaaaccatATAGGTGTAATGAATGTGGGGAAACCTTTTATCAGAAGTCAGTCCTCACTgtacatcagagaattcacacagGTGAGAAGCCATATGAATGTAAAGAATGTAAGAAAGCTTTCTACCATAAGTCAGCCCTCACAgtacatcagagaactcacacaggtgAGAAGCCATATGAATGTAAAGAATGCAGGAAAACTTTTGCTCAGAAGTCAAAACTTACTgtacatcagagaactcacacaggagaaaaaccctatgaatgtaatgaatgtggaaaaaCATTTTGCCTGAATTCAGTTCTCATTatacatcagagaactcacacaggtgAGAAACCATATGAATGTAATAAATGTGGAAAAACCTTTAGCCAGAAGTCAAACCTCAGGATGCATCAGGGTACTCACACAGGTGAAAAACCCTATGAGTGTAGTGAATGTGGGAAAACCTTCTACCAGAAGGCAGTTCTCACTAAACATCAGAGGACTCACACAGGGGAAAAACCCTATgagtgtaatgaatgtgggagAACTTTTAGCCAGAAGTCAAACCTGAGGATGCATCAGAGTACTCACACAGGGGAGAAACCCTAcgaatgtaatgaatgtggaaaaTCCTTCTACCAGAAGTCAGTGCTCACCacacatcagagaactcacacaggagaaaaacccttCAAGTGTAACGAATGTGGAAAAACCTTTCGTCAGAGGGCGAACTACAGCAGGCATCAGAAAACTCACACAGGACAGAAGCCTTATAAATGTAATGGATGTAGGGAAACCTTCTTCCAGAAGTCAGCCCTCACTGTACATGAAAGAATTCACATGGGGAAGAAATCccatgaatgtaaggaatgtgggaaaatgTTCTACCAGAAGTCATCCCTCATGATACATGAAAGAATTCACACAGGGGAGAAGCCGTATGAATGCAAAGAATGTGGGAAAAGCTTTTGCCAGAAGTCAACTCTCAATagacatcagagaattcacacacATGAGAAACCATATGAATGCAAAGAATGTAGGAAAGCTTTCTACCAGAAGTCAGCCCTCACTGTACATTACAGAACTCACTCAGGTGAAGAGGCCTGTTAA
- the LOC694533 gene encoding uncharacterized protein LOC694533 isoform X1, translating to MPPSSARETRLLLPSRGCSGSSGVGVFIPAVFSSYCVEHFGQENLGPSHTSSLLNPLHSTVLPAMLPECSVRFHNQQTVNKSLGLVSFEEVAVHFTWEEWQDLDDAQRTLYRDVMLETYSSLVSLGHCITKPEVIFKLEQGAEPWLGEEWANQCLSGVQTVDIIERSQEIHHRRIWQVAVTNSKTSTKETVELGKILNLSLNHIPDVMVNNAHYSGMRPEELNVSQNIHISIEPHEMQAGGKPDARSITGKSLTCHEYFSHHNKIHMEQPLFEYSRQGKAFSTEAEKGHGGKTPCTYSERGKSCDKSALTCRKINVECCVCGKVFCKKSKLTKHQKIHTGEKPYKCVLCEKSFIKKSYLANHQRTHTREKPFACTKCEKSFCQKSNLIVHQRIHTGEKPYECHECGETFCQMSAIIYHHRIHTGEKPYECMECGKTFYQRSALNVHQRIHTGEKPYRCNECGETFYQKSVLTVHQRIHTGEKPYECKECKKAFYHKSALTVHQRTHTGEKPYECKECRKTFAQKSKLTVHQRTHTGEKPYECNECGKTFCLNSVLIIHQRTHTGEKPYECNKCGKTFSQKSNLRMHQGTHTGEKPYECSECGKTFYQKAVLTKHQRTHTGEKPYECNECGRTFSQKSNLRMHQSTHTGEKPYECNECGKSFYQKSVLTTHQRTHTGEKPFKCNECGKTFRQRANYSRHQKTHTGQKPYKCNGCRETFFQKSALTVHERIHMGKKSHECKECGKMFYQKSSLMIHERIHTGEKPYECKECGKSFCQKSTLNRHQRIHTHEKPYECKECRKAFYQKSALTVHYRTHSGEEAC from the exons tctTTTCCAGCTATTGTGTAGAGCATTTTGGGCAGGAGAATCTAGGACCAAGCCACACCAGTTCTCTCCTTAACCCACTCCATTCGACTGTTCTCCCAGCTATGCTTCCAGAGTGCTCTGTGCGTTTCCACAATCAACAAACAGTGAATAAATCTCTG GGGTTGGTGTCCTTTGAGGAGGTGGCCGTGCACTTCACCTGGGAGGAGTGGCAGGACCTGGATGATGCACAGAGGACACTATACAGGGACGTGATGCTGGAGACCTACAGCAGCCTGGTGTCACTGG GCCATTGCATTACCAAACCTGAGGTGATCTTCAAGTTGGAGCAAGGAGCAGAGCCATGGTTAGGAGAAGAATGGGCAAACCAGTGCCTCTCAG GTGTCCAGACAGTTGATATAATTGAAAGAAGCCAGGAAATTCATCATAGACGTATATGGCAAGTTGCAGTCACCAACAGCAAAACATCAACCAAGGAAACAGTTGAATTAGGAAAAATACTTAATTTGAGCTTAAACCATATTCCAGATGTGATGGTAAATAATGCACACTATTCAGGAATGAGGCCTGAGGAGTTAAATGTAAGTCAGAACATACATATCTCGATTGAGCCTCATGAAATGCAGGCAGGAGGAAAACCTGATGCTCGAAGTATAACTGGGAAATCTCTCACGTGTCATGAGTATTTTAGTCACCATAACAAGATTCATATGGAGCAGCCGCTTTTTGAGTATAGTAGACAAGGAAAAGCCTTCAGCACTGAGGCAGAGAAGGGTCACGGTGGAAAGACTCCATGTACCTATAGTGAGCGTGGGAAATCCTGTGATAAGTCAGCACTCACTTGCCGGAAGATAAATGTCGAATGTTGTGTATGTGGGAAAGTGTTCTGTAAAAAGTCTAAGCTTACCAAACATCAGAAAAtacacacaggagagaaaccctataaatgtgtACTATGTGAGAAATCCTTCATTAAGAAATCATACCTTGCAAATCATCAGAGAACACATACACGGGAGAAACCCTTTGCATGTACCAAATGTGAGAAATCGTTCTGTCAGAAGTCAAACCTAATTGTTCATCAGAGAATCCACACAGGGGAAAAGCCCTATGAATGTCATGAATGTGGGGAAACCTTCTGCCAAATGTCAGCCATTATTTATCATCACAGAAtacacacaggagagaaaccttatgaatgtatGGAATGTGGGAAAACCTTCTACCAGAGGTCAGCCCTCAATgtacatcagagaattcacacaggagagaaaccatATAGGTGTAATGAATGTGGGGAAACCTTTTATCAGAAGTCAGTCCTCACTgtacatcagagaattcacacagGTGAGAAGCCATATGAATGTAAAGAATGTAAGAAAGCTTTCTACCATAAGTCAGCCCTCACAgtacatcagagaactcacacaggtgAGAAGCCATATGAATGTAAAGAATGCAGGAAAACTTTTGCTCAGAAGTCAAAACTTACTgtacatcagagaactcacacaggagaaaaaccctatgaatgtaatgaatgtggaaaaaCATTTTGCCTGAATTCAGTTCTCATTatacatcagagaactcacacaggtgAGAAACCATATGAATGTAATAAATGTGGAAAAACCTTTAGCCAGAAGTCAAACCTCAGGATGCATCAGGGTACTCACACAGGTGAAAAACCCTATGAGTGTAGTGAATGTGGGAAAACCTTCTACCAGAAGGCAGTTCTCACTAAACATCAGAGGACTCACACAGGGGAAAAACCCTATgagtgtaatgaatgtgggagAACTTTTAGCCAGAAGTCAAACCTGAGGATGCATCAGAGTACTCACACAGGGGAGAAACCCTAcgaatgtaatgaatgtggaaaaTCCTTCTACCAGAAGTCAGTGCTCACCacacatcagagaactcacacaggagaaaaacccttCAAGTGTAACGAATGTGGAAAAACCTTTCGTCAGAGGGCGAACTACAGCAGGCATCAGAAAACTCACACAGGACAGAAGCCTTATAAATGTAATGGATGTAGGGAAACCTTCTTCCAGAAGTCAGCCCTCACTGTACATGAAAGAATTCACATGGGGAAGAAATCccatgaatgtaaggaatgtgggaaaatgTTCTACCAGAAGTCATCCCTCATGATACATGAAAGAATTCACACAGGGGAGAAGCCGTATGAATGCAAAGAATGTGGGAAAAGCTTTTGCCAGAAGTCAACTCTCAATagacatcagagaattcacacacATGAGAAACCATATGAATGCAAAGAATGTAGGAAAGCTTTCTACCAGAAGTCAGCCCTCACTGTACATTACAGAACTCACTCAGGTGAAGAGGCCTGTTAA
- the LOC694533 gene encoding uncharacterized protein LOC694533 isoform X2: protein MRSTKRVHTVLLPGEAMLPECSVRFHNQQTVNKSLGLVSFEEVAVHFTWEEWQDLDDAQRTLYRDVMLETYSSLVSLGHCITKPEVIFKLEQGAEPWLGEEWANQCLSGVQTVDIIERSQEIHHRRIWQVAVTNSKTSTKETVELGKILNLSLNHIPDVMVNNAHYSGMRPEELNVSQNIHISIEPHEMQAGGKPDARSITGKSLTCHEYFSHHNKIHMEQPLFEYSRQGKAFSTEAEKGHGGKTPCTYSERGKSCDKSALTCRKINVECCVCGKVFCKKSKLTKHQKIHTGEKPYKCVLCEKSFIKKSYLANHQRTHTREKPFACTKCEKSFCQKSNLIVHQRIHTGEKPYECHECGETFCQMSAIIYHHRIHTGEKPYECMECGKTFYQRSALNVHQRIHTGEKPYRCNECGETFYQKSVLTVHQRIHTGEKPYECKECKKAFYHKSALTVHQRTHTGEKPYECKECRKTFAQKSKLTVHQRTHTGEKPYECNECGKTFCLNSVLIIHQRTHTGEKPYECNKCGKTFSQKSNLRMHQGTHTGEKPYECSECGKTFYQKAVLTKHQRTHTGEKPYECNECGRTFSQKSNLRMHQSTHTGEKPYECNECGKSFYQKSVLTTHQRTHTGEKPFKCNECGKTFRQRANYSRHQKTHTGQKPYKCNGCRETFFQKSALTVHERIHMGKKSHECKECGKMFYQKSSLMIHERIHTGEKPYECKECGKSFCQKSTLNRHQRIHTHEKPYECKECRKAFYQKSALTVHYRTHSGEEAC from the exons ATGAGGAGTACGAAGCGCGTGCACACCGTCCTACTACCTGGCGAGG CTATGCTTCCAGAGTGCTCTGTGCGTTTCCACAATCAACAAACAGTGAATAAATCTCTG GGGTTGGTGTCCTTTGAGGAGGTGGCCGTGCACTTCACCTGGGAGGAGTGGCAGGACCTGGATGATGCACAGAGGACACTATACAGGGACGTGATGCTGGAGACCTACAGCAGCCTGGTGTCACTGG GCCATTGCATTACCAAACCTGAGGTGATCTTCAAGTTGGAGCAAGGAGCAGAGCCATGGTTAGGAGAAGAATGGGCAAACCAGTGCCTCTCAG GTGTCCAGACAGTTGATATAATTGAAAGAAGCCAGGAAATTCATCATAGACGTATATGGCAAGTTGCAGTCACCAACAGCAAAACATCAACCAAGGAAACAGTTGAATTAGGAAAAATACTTAATTTGAGCTTAAACCATATTCCAGATGTGATGGTAAATAATGCACACTATTCAGGAATGAGGCCTGAGGAGTTAAATGTAAGTCAGAACATACATATCTCGATTGAGCCTCATGAAATGCAGGCAGGAGGAAAACCTGATGCTCGAAGTATAACTGGGAAATCTCTCACGTGTCATGAGTATTTTAGTCACCATAACAAGATTCATATGGAGCAGCCGCTTTTTGAGTATAGTAGACAAGGAAAAGCCTTCAGCACTGAGGCAGAGAAGGGTCACGGTGGAAAGACTCCATGTACCTATAGTGAGCGTGGGAAATCCTGTGATAAGTCAGCACTCACTTGCCGGAAGATAAATGTCGAATGTTGTGTATGTGGGAAAGTGTTCTGTAAAAAGTCTAAGCTTACCAAACATCAGAAAAtacacacaggagagaaaccctataaatgtgtACTATGTGAGAAATCCTTCATTAAGAAATCATACCTTGCAAATCATCAGAGAACACATACACGGGAGAAACCCTTTGCATGTACCAAATGTGAGAAATCGTTCTGTCAGAAGTCAAACCTAATTGTTCATCAGAGAATCCACACAGGGGAAAAGCCCTATGAATGTCATGAATGTGGGGAAACCTTCTGCCAAATGTCAGCCATTATTTATCATCACAGAAtacacacaggagagaaaccttatgaatgtatGGAATGTGGGAAAACCTTCTACCAGAGGTCAGCCCTCAATgtacatcagagaattcacacaggagagaaaccatATAGGTGTAATGAATGTGGGGAAACCTTTTATCAGAAGTCAGTCCTCACTgtacatcagagaattcacacagGTGAGAAGCCATATGAATGTAAAGAATGTAAGAAAGCTTTCTACCATAAGTCAGCCCTCACAgtacatcagagaactcacacaggtgAGAAGCCATATGAATGTAAAGAATGCAGGAAAACTTTTGCTCAGAAGTCAAAACTTACTgtacatcagagaactcacacaggagaaaaaccctatgaatgtaatgaatgtggaaaaaCATTTTGCCTGAATTCAGTTCTCATTatacatcagagaactcacacaggtgAGAAACCATATGAATGTAATAAATGTGGAAAAACCTTTAGCCAGAAGTCAAACCTCAGGATGCATCAGGGTACTCACACAGGTGAAAAACCCTATGAGTGTAGTGAATGTGGGAAAACCTTCTACCAGAAGGCAGTTCTCACTAAACATCAGAGGACTCACACAGGGGAAAAACCCTATgagtgtaatgaatgtgggagAACTTTTAGCCAGAAGTCAAACCTGAGGATGCATCAGAGTACTCACACAGGGGAGAAACCCTAcgaatgtaatgaatgtggaaaaTCCTTCTACCAGAAGTCAGTGCTCACCacacatcagagaactcacacaggagaaaaacccttCAAGTGTAACGAATGTGGAAAAACCTTTCGTCAGAGGGCGAACTACAGCAGGCATCAGAAAACTCACACAGGACAGAAGCCTTATAAATGTAATGGATGTAGGGAAACCTTCTTCCAGAAGTCAGCCCTCACTGTACATGAAAGAATTCACATGGGGAAGAAATCccatgaatgtaaggaatgtgggaaaatgTTCTACCAGAAGTCATCCCTCATGATACATGAAAGAATTCACACAGGGGAGAAGCCGTATGAATGCAAAGAATGTGGGAAAAGCTTTTGCCAGAAGTCAACTCTCAATagacatcagagaattcacacacATGAGAAACCATATGAATGCAAAGAATGTAGGAAAGCTTTCTACCAGAAGTCAGCCCTCACTGTACATTACAGAACTCACTCAGGTGAAGAGGCCTGTTAA